One segment of Andreesenia angusta DNA contains the following:
- the glmU gene encoding bifunctional UDP-N-acetylglucosamine diphosphorylase/glucosamine-1-phosphate N-acetyltransferase GlmU, giving the protein MIKSIILAAGEGSRMKSDLPKCSHKVCGKALINHIVDAATAAGVEKNVVVVGHGADKVKFIVEKQERVEFVQQPVGEGAPYGTGFAVKQGIDHVEDGDTVLILCGDTPLIKSETIEAFTKYHIEGNYSVTVLTSKLEDPTDYGRIIRDGSGEVTGIVEQKEATPEQLEIDEVNSGIYCFEGKTLKSVLGKIDNNNAKGEYYITDAIHIVRAEGGAVGGYIASDSGEIQGINSKKQLAEAEEVMRNRVNEKLMAEGAIMVDPKSTYIGVDVKIGRDTVIYPGVILEGKTEIGRDSVIGHGCRIVDSKIGDFVEVQSSTVVESSIDDSSKIGPYAYLRPNSRIGKHVKIGDFVEVKNSNVGDNSKASHLSYIGDSDVGNDVNIGCGVVFVNYDGVSKHRSTVKDKAFIGCNVNLISPVTVEESAYIAAGSTITDDVSANSLAIARERQVEKKDWVLKRGLKK; this is encoded by the coding sequence ATGATAAAGTCGATAATACTTGCGGCTGGAGAGGGCTCTAGGATGAAGTCGGACCTTCCAAAATGCTCGCATAAAGTCTGCGGAAAAGCGCTTATAAACCACATAGTGGATGCTGCGACAGCGGCGGGAGTTGAGAAGAACGTAGTTGTAGTTGGACACGGTGCCGACAAGGTGAAGTTCATAGTGGAAAAGCAGGAGAGAGTTGAGTTTGTACAGCAGCCTGTAGGCGAAGGTGCTCCATATGGAACGGGATTTGCAGTCAAGCAGGGCATAGACCATGTAGAGGACGGAGATACAGTGCTTATACTCTGTGGCGACACTCCGCTTATAAAGAGCGAGACTATAGAAGCGTTTACCAAGTACCATATAGAGGGTAATTATTCAGTTACAGTTCTGACTTCAAAGCTGGAAGACCCTACAGACTACGGAAGGATAATAAGAGACGGATCTGGAGAAGTTACAGGCATAGTGGAGCAGAAGGAAGCTACTCCAGAGCAGCTAGAGATAGACGAGGTGAACTCGGGCATATACTGCTTTGAAGGCAAGACTCTTAAAAGCGTGCTTGGAAAGATAGACAACAACAACGCCAAAGGCGAGTACTATATAACTGATGCAATACACATAGTCAGGGCTGAAGGCGGAGCCGTAGGAGGCTACATAGCTTCTGACAGCGGAGAGATACAGGGCATAAACTCCAAGAAGCAGCTGGCAGAGGCCGAAGAAGTTATGAGAAACAGAGTGAACGAAAAGCTTATGGCGGAAGGGGCCATAATGGTAGACCCTAAGTCCACTTATATAGGTGTAGACGTCAAGATAGGGAGAGACACTGTTATATACCCTGGAGTAATACTTGAGGGAAAGACTGAGATAGGAAGAGACTCTGTCATAGGTCATGGCTGCAGAATAGTGGACTCCAAGATAGGCGACTTCGTGGAGGTTCAGTCATCTACTGTAGTGGAGAGCTCTATAGACGACAGCTCCAAGATAGGGCCGTATGCATACCTTAGACCAAATAGCAGAATAGGAAAACACGTGAAGATAGGCGACTTTGTGGAGGTCAAGAACTCGAATGTAGGGGACAACTCAAAGGCTTCTCACCTTAGCTATATAGGCGATTCAGACGTTGGAAACGACGTAAATATAGGCTGTGGGGTTGTGTTTGTAAACTACGACGGAGTTTCGAAGCATAGAAGCACTGTGAAAGACAAGGCTTTCATAGGCTGCAACGTGAACCTTATATCGCCAGTTACAGTGGAAGAAAGCGCGTATATAGCGGCCGGATCGACTATAACAGATGACGTAAGTGCCAACAGCTTGGCCATAGCTAGAGAGAGACAAGTAGAAAAAAAAGACTGGGTACTTAAAAGAGGACTTAAAAAGTAA
- the purR gene encoding pur operon repressor: protein MKYKRNERIGALTYMLTNSPNKIFTYNYFSEKLDAAKSTISEDIFIVKESIEKLDVGNVVTIPGASGGVKFVPKVNKIEETRFLVELAEKLSDPERITAGEFVFMTDIIYSPNVSEVIGRIFASRFIEQDIDYVVTIETKGIPMAFATARSLNVPLVVIRKDIKVTEGATVNVNYVSKSNKNIQSLSLARNSMKEHSKVLVIDDFMRGGGTLAGIRSMMKEFKSEIVGVGVLVSRNSEEFNREQNISSLLRLDEIDEAEERLTIVPNL from the coding sequence ATGAAATACAAGAGAAATGAACGAATAGGAGCACTTACCTATATGCTTACGAACAGTCCAAACAAGATATTCACCTACAACTACTTCAGCGAAAAACTAGATGCCGCCAAGTCGACCATAAGCGAGGACATATTTATAGTGAAGGAGTCCATAGAGAAGCTAGACGTAGGGAACGTGGTCACTATACCGGGCGCTTCAGGTGGGGTTAAGTTCGTTCCCAAAGTGAACAAGATAGAGGAAACCAGGTTCTTGGTAGAGCTGGCAGAGAAGCTCTCGGACCCGGAGCGGATAACTGCTGGAGAATTTGTGTTTATGACAGACATAATATACTCTCCAAATGTATCAGAGGTAATAGGCAGGATATTCGCAAGCCGCTTTATAGAGCAGGATATAGACTACGTGGTTACAATAGAGACAAAGGGGATTCCGATGGCGTTTGCAACGGCAAGGTCACTAAACGTGCCTCTGGTAGTAATCAGAAAAGATATAAAGGTGACAGAAGGAGCCACTGTGAATGTGAACTACGTGTCTAAGTCAAACAAGAACATACAGAGCCTTTCGCTGGCTAGAAACAGCATGAAAGAGCACAGCAAGGTGTTGGTGATAGATGACTTTATGAGAGGCGGAGGTACACTGGCCGGTATAAGGTCGATGATGAAAGAGTTCAAGTCGGAGATAGTCGGAGTTGGAGTGCTTGTAAGCCGAAACAGCGAGGAGTTCAACCGAGAGCAGAATATCTCGTCCCTTCTAAGGCTAGACGAGATAGACGAAGCGGAAGAGAGGCTGACAATAGTTCCAAATCTTTAG
- the murC gene encoding UDP-N-acetylmuramate--L-alanine ligase, which yields MTNFDIHSKNIGQVHFIGIGGVSMSGLASILLDKGISVSGSDMGDSEVLHELSEKGAQIYSVHSAENISSPDLVVYTDAISSENPEYLEALSRKIPTMDRGTFLGQLMKQYKNSIAVSGTHGKTSTTGMLSVILGDSDLNPTILLGGYLEQLKGNIQIGDTELLITEACEYKRNLLKFYATIGLILNIDADHLDYYKSLDEIVETFGEFASKIPSDGHLVINADDENCERVVDRSSCKVVTFGIKSPATYTAEDISFGDDGTASYTLTVDGSGKYSVKLSVPGLHNIYNSLGAIASSHLAGLSLSEIISKIVEFKGTNRRFQRKGELNGFTIIDDYAHHPTEVKATLEAVKNLHPKKVWCIFQPHTYTRTKSLLDDFSKSFAEADKIIITNIYAAREKDTGMIHSKDLVEKIVSQNSDAVFIDSFEDIQNYILENACDGDIVLTMGAGDIYKVGENLLKK from the coding sequence ATGACTAACTTTGATATACATAGCAAAAATATAGGCCAAGTGCACTTTATAGGAATCGGGGGAGTCAGCATGAGCGGACTTGCCAGCATCCTTCTCGACAAGGGCATCTCTGTATCTGGCTCTGATATGGGAGATTCTGAAGTTCTACACGAACTTTCTGAGAAGGGCGCACAGATATACAGCGTTCACAGCGCAGAGAACATCTCTTCACCAGACCTTGTAGTCTACACAGATGCAATATCTAGCGAGAATCCAGAGTACCTTGAAGCGCTTTCCAGAAAAATTCCAACTATGGATAGAGGTACTTTCCTTGGCCAGCTTATGAAGCAGTATAAAAACTCAATAGCTGTTTCAGGAACCCACGGAAAGACGAGCACAACCGGTATGCTGTCTGTAATACTTGGCGACTCAGATCTAAACCCTACAATACTGCTCGGGGGATATTTGGAACAACTCAAAGGCAATATACAGATTGGAGATACGGAGCTGCTTATAACTGAGGCCTGCGAGTACAAGCGCAACTTGCTCAAGTTCTATGCCACTATAGGCCTTATTCTCAACATAGATGCAGACCATCTAGACTACTACAAGAGCCTGGATGAGATAGTGGAAACTTTCGGGGAGTTTGCCTCAAAAATACCTAGCGACGGCCACCTTGTCATAAACGCAGACGATGAAAACTGCGAAAGAGTTGTAGACAGGTCAAGCTGCAAGGTTGTCACTTTCGGAATAAAGTCTCCAGCCACTTACACAGCCGAAGATATCTCCTTTGGAGACGATGGCACCGCTTCCTACACTCTTACAGTAGATGGCTCTGGCAAGTACAGCGTAAAGCTCAGCGTGCCTGGACTTCACAATATCTACAATTCTTTAGGCGCCATAGCTTCATCTCACTTAGCTGGACTTAGCTTAAGCGAGATAATATCTAAGATAGTCGAGTTTAAAGGTACAAACAGGAGGTTCCAGCGCAAAGGCGAGTTGAACGGGTTCACCATAATAGACGACTACGCCCACCACCCTACAGAGGTAAAGGCAACTCTTGAAGCTGTTAAAAATCTGCACCCTAAAAAAGTTTGGTGTATTTTCCAGCCGCATACTTACACTAGAACCAAGTCTCTGCTAGATGATTTCAGCAAGTCCTTCGCAGAGGCCGACAAGATCATAATCACCAATATATACGCTGCAAGGGAAAAGGACACCGGCATGATCCACTCTAAGGACTTGGTTGAAAAGATCGTCTCTCAAAACAGCGATGCGGTTTTCATAGACTCTTTTGAAGATATCCAAAACTATATACTCGAAAACGCCTGTGATGGAGATATAGTCCTGACTATGGGCGCTGGAGATATATATAAAGTTGGAGAGAACCTCCTGAAAAAATAG
- a CDS encoding universal stress protein produces MSVKKILLPLDGSKRSLDAINMIKSLFGDSELDIHILHVVETEYITVPGIQEKANEISKDILDKAADLLAGYSTTKIGMSGVAYKDIVEYADKEKVDMIVMTRTGISGLQRYLVGSVTSKVISGSSVPVLIVPESD; encoded by the coding sequence ATGAGCGTAAAAAAAATATTACTTCCACTAGATGGATCTAAGAGAAGTCTCGATGCCATCAACATGATTAAGTCACTTTTCGGGGACAGCGAACTAGATATCCATATCTTGCACGTTGTGGAAACTGAGTATATAACAGTTCCTGGAATTCAAGAAAAAGCCAACGAGATAAGCAAGGACATTCTAGACAAAGCTGCTGATCTGCTTGCAGGCTACAGCACTACTAAGATTGGGATGAGCGGTGTAGCTTACAAGGATATCGTGGAGTATGCTGACAAAGAGAAAGTCGATATGATTGTCATGACTAGAACTGGTATAAGTGGACTTCAGAGATACCTAGTTGGTTCCGTTACTAGCAAGGTTATATCGGGCAGTTCAGTTCCAGTGCTAATAGTACCTGAGTCTGACTAA
- a CDS encoding universal stress protein, protein MGAKKILIPVDGSKRSLDAINMVKSLFSGEELDIHLLHVVEMNYIIQEDVQKELLKVSDNILDKAAELLGDYSINKVSLMGTPYKDIVEYAEKENIDMIVMTRMGLSGLQRYLVGSVTSKVISNTSVPVLIVPEGDK, encoded by the coding sequence ATGGGTGCAAAGAAAATACTTATTCCAGTAGACGGGTCAAAGAGAAGCTTAGACGCTATAAACATGGTAAAATCGCTTTTTTCAGGTGAAGAGCTTGATATACACTTGCTGCATGTAGTTGAAATGAACTATATAATACAGGAAGATGTTCAGAAAGAGCTTCTAAAGGTAAGCGACAACATACTTGACAAGGCGGCAGAATTGCTTGGAGACTACAGCATAAACAAAGTCAGTCTTATGGGTACGCCTTACAAGGATATAGTGGAGTATGCGGAGAAAGAGAATATAGATATGATTGTCATGACTAGAATGGGTCTTAGCGGACTTCAAAGATATCTAGTGGGATCTGTAACTAGCAAGGTCATATCTAACACTTCAGTGCCTGTGCTTATAGTTCCTGAAGGGGACAAGTAG
- a CDS encoding acetyl-CoA carboxylase carboxyltransferase subunit alpha: MSNFLDFEKPILELENKIKELEEFSRAKDVNLDDEIETLRKKSESMKNEIYSSLGPWEKVKLARHKDRPNTLEYISNIFLDFMEFHGDRQFADDKSIVGGIAMLDGEPLTVIGHQKGRDTSENISRNFGMPHPEGYRKALRLMKQAEKFGRPVVTFIDTPGAFCGLGAEERGQGEAIALNLLEMSRLSVPTIAIVIGEGGSGGALALGVGDKIAMLEHSVYSVISPEGLASILWKDSKKAQSASEVMKLTSENLKELKIIDDIIGEPLGGAHKDVCEMSRNIKSYIVESLGILRAKSIDELKAERYTKIRNMGYFEEK; encoded by the coding sequence ATGAGTAATTTTCTAGACTTTGAAAAGCCTATACTGGAGCTTGAAAACAAGATAAAGGAACTAGAGGAATTCTCTAGAGCAAAAGACGTAAACTTAGACGACGAGATTGAAACGCTTAGAAAAAAGTCGGAGAGTATGAAAAATGAAATATACAGCAGTTTGGGCCCTTGGGAAAAAGTGAAATTGGCTAGGCATAAAGACAGGCCCAATACGCTAGAGTATATATCCAATATATTTTTGGATTTTATGGAGTTTCACGGAGACAGACAGTTTGCAGACGACAAGTCTATAGTCGGTGGAATAGCAATGCTAGATGGCGAACCTTTGACTGTAATAGGGCACCAAAAGGGCAGGGACACCAGCGAAAACATAAGCAGGAACTTTGGAATGCCTCATCCAGAAGGGTATAGAAAAGCCCTTAGGCTTATGAAACAGGCTGAGAAGTTCGGAAGACCGGTGGTGACTTTCATAGACACTCCAGGAGCTTTCTGCGGACTGGGCGCAGAGGAGCGAGGTCAAGGAGAGGCGATAGCGTTGAACCTTCTAGAGATGAGCAGGCTTTCTGTTCCGACTATTGCCATAGTGATAGGCGAAGGTGGAAGCGGAGGGGCTCTTGCGCTTGGTGTGGGGGACAAGATAGCTATGCTTGAGCATTCAGTCTACTCGGTTATATCCCCAGAGGGGCTTGCGAGTATACTTTGGAAAGACTCCAAGAAAGCTCAGAGTGCTTCTGAAGTCATGAAGCTGACATCGGAAAATCTAAAAGAGCTTAAAATCATAGACGACATAATAGGCGAGCCTCTAGGAGGAGCCCATAAAGACGTATGTGAGATGAGCCGAAACATAAAGTCGTATATAGTCGAGAGCTTAGGAATTCTCAGAGCTAAGTCTATAGATGAACTCAAGGCCGAAAGGTATACGAAGATAAGAAATATGGGGTATTTTGAAGAAAAATAG
- the accD gene encoding acetyl-CoA carboxylase, carboxyltransferase subunit beta: MKLGDLFQSKRKYATVKLYKKEEAKEESPSLKTENKVDKQEETSEKPKKKMEVYDEKIWMKCTACEEVMLIKDYEANSKVCANCGFHGRLDARKRIETVIDGGSFVEYDVDISTGNPLGFPDYEEKIEKAKQQSGIEEAVVTGEGKINGIDTTIAVMDPAFMMGSMGSVVGEKITRMVEAAIEKRLPVIIFCASGGARMQEGILSLMQMAKTSAALARLDDAKLPYISVLTDPTTGGVTASFAMLGDIILAEPKALVAFAGPRVIEQTIKQKLPEGFQRSEFLVEKGFVDKIVDRHRMKSVLGDILKMHPSGGEIYE; the protein is encoded by the coding sequence ATGAAATTAGGTGACTTATTTCAATCAAAGAGGAAATACGCTACTGTAAAGCTCTACAAAAAAGAAGAAGCAAAAGAAGAGAGTCCGAGCTTAAAGACAGAGAACAAAGTAGATAAGCAGGAAGAGACTTCGGAAAAACCGAAAAAGAAGATGGAAGTCTACGACGAAAAGATATGGATGAAGTGTACAGCTTGCGAAGAAGTTATGCTGATAAAAGACTATGAGGCAAATTCAAAAGTATGCGCCAACTGTGGATTCCACGGGAGGCTTGACGCCAGAAAGAGGATAGAGACAGTAATAGATGGTGGCAGCTTTGTAGAGTACGATGTGGACATAAGCACAGGGAACCCTCTAGGGTTTCCGGACTACGAAGAGAAGATAGAAAAGGCGAAGCAACAGTCTGGAATAGAAGAAGCTGTAGTCACAGGAGAGGGAAAGATAAACGGAATAGACACGACTATAGCTGTGATGGACCCCGCCTTTATGATGGGCAGCATGGGCTCGGTCGTAGGCGAGAAGATAACTAGGATGGTGGAAGCCGCAATAGAGAAGAGGCTCCCTGTCATAATCTTCTGCGCATCAGGAGGAGCTAGGATGCAGGAGGGGATACTCTCCCTTATGCAGATGGCCAAGACCTCTGCGGCGCTTGCAAGGCTAGATGACGCTAAACTTCCGTATATATCTGTGCTTACAGATCCGACCACAGGAGGAGTAACGGCCAGCTTTGCCATGCTCGGAGACATAATACTGGCAGAGCCAAAAGCGCTTGTGGCGTTTGCAGGACCTAGAGTTATAGAGCAGACTATAAAGCAGAAGCTCCCTGAAGGGTTTCAGAGATCGGAGTTCTTGGTGGAAAAAGGCTTTGTAGATAAGATAGTGGACAGGCACAGAATGAAGTCGGTGCTTGGAGATATACTTAAGATGCATCCGTCAGGTGGTGAAATATATGAGTAA
- a CDS encoding acetyl-CoA carboxylase biotin carboxylase subunit — translation MFSKILIANRGEIALRIIRACKEMGIATVAVYSEADVDSLHVHMADEAICIGPPSPMKSYLNMKAIISAAVVTGADAIHPGYGFLSENSKMVDICNMHGIKFIGPKKEHIERMGNKSEARKTMIEAGVPVVPGSEGSTTDSKEALEIAKSIGFPVMVKASSGGGGRGMRIVREESEFENSFNMAKSESKTAFDDDSMYVEKFIENPRHIEFQILADEYGNVIHLGERDCSLQRRNQKVIEEAPCSAITQDLRERMGEAALKAARSVNYMSAGTIEFLLDIHGNFYFIEMNTRIQVEHPVTEMVTGVDLIKEQINIAYGNPMKLRQEDIVLRGHAIECRINAENPEHNFRPSPGTINTLLVPGGYGTRIESHIYSGYTIPSNYDSMIGKVIVWGDDRDEAIKRMIRALDEFKITGIDTNIDFQMEILNNEKFIENSIDTSFIEKEILNG, via the coding sequence ATGTTTAGTAAGATTTTAATTGCAAACAGAGGCGAGATAGCCTTAAGGATAATCAGAGCCTGCAAGGAAATGGGAATAGCCACCGTAGCTGTTTACTCTGAGGCAGATGTGGATTCGCTTCACGTACATATGGCGGACGAAGCTATATGCATAGGACCGCCTTCTCCAATGAAGAGTTATCTGAATATGAAGGCCATAATTTCAGCAGCAGTTGTGACAGGTGCAGATGCCATACATCCGGGATATGGATTTTTATCCGAGAATTCAAAGATGGTGGACATATGCAATATGCACGGCATAAAGTTCATAGGGCCTAAGAAAGAGCATATAGAGAGAATGGGGAACAAGTCTGAAGCCAGAAAGACTATGATAGAGGCCGGAGTTCCAGTTGTTCCTGGTTCTGAAGGTTCTACTACAGATTCCAAAGAGGCGCTTGAAATAGCCAAGAGCATAGGTTTCCCAGTCATGGTAAAAGCTTCTTCCGGAGGCGGAGGAAGAGGAATGAGAATAGTCAGGGAAGAATCTGAGTTCGAGAACAGTTTCAACATGGCCAAATCAGAGTCCAAAACTGCCTTCGACGACGACTCGATGTATGTGGAGAAGTTCATAGAGAACCCTAGACATATAGAGTTTCAGATACTTGCAGACGAGTACGGAAATGTAATTCACTTAGGCGAGAGGGACTGCTCTCTTCAGAGAAGAAACCAGAAGGTCATAGAGGAAGCTCCTTGCAGCGCCATAACTCAAGATCTCAGAGAGAGAATGGGAGAGGCTGCACTCAAGGCGGCTAGATCTGTAAACTACATGAGTGCCGGGACTATAGAGTTTCTGCTGGACATACACGGGAACTTCTACTTTATAGAGATGAACACTAGAATTCAAGTTGAGCACCCAGTTACAGAGATGGTTACAGGTGTAGACCTCATAAAAGAGCAGATAAACATAGCCTATGGAAACCCTATGAAGCTAAGACAAGAGGACATAGTGCTGAGAGGACATGCCATAGAGTGCAGGATAAATGCTGAAAACCCTGAACACAACTTCAGGCCTTCGCCTGGAACTATAAACACGCTGCTTGTGCCTGGGGGATATGGAACTAGGATAGAGAGCCATATATACAGTGGCTACACCATACCTTCAAACTACGACTCTATGATAGGAAAGGTAATCGTCTGGGGAGATGACAGGGACGAAGCCATAAAGAGGATGATAAGGGCGCTAGACGAGTTCAAGATAACGGGTATAGACACCAATATAGATTTCCAGATGGAGATATTGAACAACGAAAAGTTTATTGAGAACTCCATAGACACCTCGTTTATAGAGAAGGAAATACTCAACGGCTAG
- the accB gene encoding acetyl-CoA carboxylase biotin carboxyl carrier protein yields MDFKDIKELIMTIDQTSINEVEIKEDDFKIRISKEKQIVVQTSQVAPAPYAIQEAPQTQAAPAVSQSTDVSASTDDKNAAEDENMFIVKSPIVGTFYSSPSPDSENYVAVGSKVKSGEVVCIVEAMKIMNEIKSEVDGEVYEILVENEDIVEYNQPLMIIRR; encoded by the coding sequence ATGGACTTTAAAGATATAAAAGAACTGATAATGACTATAGATCAAACTAGCATAAATGAAGTTGAAATAAAGGAAGACGACTTTAAGATAAGGATTTCAAAAGAGAAGCAAATAGTGGTGCAGACATCTCAGGTTGCGCCAGCTCCATATGCTATCCAGGAGGCCCCACAGACTCAAGCAGCACCGGCTGTAAGCCAGTCTACGGATGTGTCAGCCAGCACTGACGATAAAAATGCAGCAGAAGACGAGAATATGTTCATAGTGAAATCGCCGATAGTGGGGACTTTCTACAGCTCGCCGTCTCCAGACTCTGAAAACTACGTCGCAGTGGGCTCTAAAGTGAAGTCAGGCGAAGTTGTATGTATAGTAGAAGCTATGAAGATAATGAACGAAATAAAGAGCGAAGTTGACGGAGAAGTCTACGAGATACTGGTGGAGAACGAGGATATAGTAGAATACAATCAGCCACTTATGATAATCAGGAGGTAG
- the iscB gene encoding RNA-guided endonuclease IscB, producing MVLGIDDGSKSVGIALVQKCDTHNKPVFKGTIQLRQDVKHLMDVRRGYRRYKRSHKRYRPARFDNRASSKRKSRIAPSIKQKKDSILRVVNKLDKITPISNIVLEDVAIDIRAMTEGYKPYRWQYQKSNRLDENLRKAAILRDGNRCMMCGKTNCILEVHHIQPRRLKGSDTLGNLITLCSGCHEKVSDEELNYQNYFYSLINGKNTRFDYAQHVMQGKTYLREELSKIAPLEHTVGGDTSNRRIDWDIEKSHSNDALCITGLQPSSTDVKDWNIKPMRRKSKAKTESLNEFKHRDIVRYTKKTGESYVGYITALYPEKNQCNITTLEGKVLKRYGIKSLDIVWRFSRIYWT from the coding sequence ATAGTCCTTGGAATAGATGACGGCTCTAAGAGTGTAGGAATAGCGCTAGTTCAAAAATGCGATACGCACAATAAGCCTGTGTTCAAAGGAACTATACAGCTTAGACAAGACGTCAAACACCTTATGGACGTCAGAAGAGGGTACAGAAGATACAAAAGAAGCCATAAAAGATACAGGCCTGCTAGGTTTGACAATAGAGCTTCCTCAAAAAGAAAAAGTAGGATAGCTCCAAGCATAAAGCAGAAGAAGGACTCTATACTTAGAGTTGTGAACAAGCTAGATAAAATCACACCTATATCAAATATAGTTCTAGAAGATGTGGCTATAGATATAAGGGCTATGACAGAAGGCTACAAGCCTTACAGATGGCAGTACCAGAAAAGCAACAGGCTTGACGAGAACTTGAGAAAAGCTGCTATCCTTAGAGACGGCAATAGATGCATGATGTGTGGAAAGACGAACTGCATACTGGAAGTTCATCATATACAGCCAAGGAGGCTTAAAGGTTCAGATACGCTTGGCAACTTGATAACGCTTTGCAGTGGTTGTCATGAAAAAGTTTCAGATGAAGAGCTGAATTACCAAAATTACTTCTACAGTTTAATCAACGGAAAAAACACCAGATTTGACTATGCCCAGCATGTTATGCAAGGCAAAACCTATCTGAGAGAAGAGCTTTCAAAGATAGCGCCGCTTGAGCACACTGTAGGCGGTGATACATCGAATAGGCGAATCGACTGGGATATAGAAAAAAGCCATAGCAATGACGCTCTCTGTATAACTGGCTTGCAACCGAGCAGTACAGACGTAAAAGACTGGAATATAAAGCCCATGAGGAGAAAGTCAAAAGCTAAGACGGAATCTCTAAATGAATTCAAACATAGAGATATAGTCAGGTACACAAAGAAAACTGGAGAATCTTATGTAGGCTATATAACGGCACTTTATCCAGAAAAAAATCAATGCAATATCACGACTTTGGAAGGCAAGGTTTTGAAACGATATGGTATTAAATCACTGGATATAGTTTGGAGATTTAGCAGGATATATTGGACATAA
- a CDS encoding RRXRR domain-containing protein: MADLPKEYAFVLDANDKKLAPTNINKAWILIRKKKATMINKYPMTIKLNREVEGECP, from the coding sequence ATGGCCGATTTACCAAAAGAGTATGCTTTCGTACTGGATGCTAACGACAAGAAGTTGGCTCCAACCAATATAAACAAAGCCTGGATACTTATCAGGAAGAAAAAAGCTACAATGATCAACAAATACCCTATGACAATCAAACTGAATAGAGAAGTAGAGGGAGAGTGTCCCTGA
- a CDS encoding SpoIIE family protein phosphatase: MLGHIESMLKGDSIINNYDRLASDILDGMVDWVRVIDNKGYTIYTNKSMERDLQGRALGAKCYRVFEKDSRCRRCITETTMSTGEIAEKEEIIGEKIFSIKSSPVRDDEGNIYAVVEVFRDVTKERKLEKEIMKRNEKMSKDLAFARKIQKKILPKQGKYGRVEMEYLYRPCEMLSGDMFDIFKIDESHIGFYVSDVVGHGVTASIMTMFVKQTMASIVSEYISPGEAMTNLHKNFLDLNLDVESYFTIFYGIINTEDRVLKFVNGGHNSVPFHIKSEDIGHLEGTGYPITSLFDNIVYTDSQVKLSSGDELILYTDGITEAKNREGEEYGFERLADIVGERHENPIKAIKNSVDDFIFYELEDDFTILRLKLL; this comes from the coding sequence ATGCTGGGTCATATAGAGAGTATGCTAAAAGGAGACAGTATAATCAACAATTATGACAGGCTTGCATCTGACATTCTAGACGGAATGGTAGACTGGGTCAGGGTTATAGATAACAAGGGTTATACAATCTATACAAACAAGTCTATGGAACGCGACTTGCAGGGGAGAGCGCTAGGGGCTAAATGCTACAGGGTGTTTGAGAAAGACAGCAGATGTAGAAGGTGCATAACAGAGACCACCATGAGCACGGGAGAAATAGCTGAAAAAGAGGAGATCATAGGGGAAAAGATATTCTCCATAAAGAGCTCTCCTGTGAGAGATGATGAAGGAAATATATACGCTGTAGTAGAGGTCTTTAGAGATGTGACAAAAGAGCGTAAGCTGGAAAAAGAGATAATGAAGCGAAATGAAAAGATGAGCAAGGACTTGGCTTTTGCAAGAAAGATTCAAAAGAAAATACTCCCTAAACAAGGCAAGTACGGAAGAGTGGAGATGGAGTATTTATACAGGCCTTGTGAGATGCTGAGCGGCGACATGTTCGATATATTCAAGATAGATGAAAGTCATATAGGCTTCTACGTAAGCGACGTGGTTGGACACGGAGTGACAGCGTCCATAATGACCATGTTTGTAAAGCAGACGATGGCAAGTATAGTGAGTGAGTATATCTCACCAGGAGAGGCCATGACAAACCTTCACAAGAACTTTCTAGACCTGAATCTAGACGTGGAGAGCTACTTTACGATATTCTACGGGATAATAAACACAGAAGACAGAGTTCTCAAGTTTGTAAACGGGGGTCACAACAGTGTGCCGTTCCATATAAAAAGCGAAGATATAGGACATCTGGAAGGGACAGGATACCCTATAACCTCGTTGTTCGACAACATAGTGTATACAGACAGCCAAGTAAAGCTGAGTTCGGGAGATGAGCTCATACTCTACACAGATGGAATAACTGAAGCCAAGAATAGAGAAGGCGAAGAATATGGCTTTGAAAGACTTGCAGATATTGTAGGCGAGAGGCATGAAAATCCTATAAAGGCTATAAAAAACAGCGTAGACGACTTTATCTTCTACGAGCTGGAGGACGACTTCACTATTTTAAGATTAAAACTGTTGTAG